The following coding sequences are from one Holophagales bacterium window:
- the malQ gene encoding 4-alpha-glucanotransferase, whose translation MRERAAGLLLHPTSLPGRYGIGDLGPECDAFLDWAASAGQTVWQVLPLGPTGYGNSPYGTLSAFAGNPMLLSPELLVADGLLPGSALEHVPGFPEHQVDFERVFAWKDGLLREAWRRFRADGPGHLRAELQGFGEAPAQKYWLPDWALFMALKARYGGAAFREWPEELRRREPAALARAERELADDVAWHVFLQFLFFRQWDRVKEAAHARGIRVLGDIPIYVSPDSADVWSHPEIFELDEAGDPVRVAGVPPDYFSKTGQLWGNPLYRWDVLERDGFRWWVERLRANLRLTELLRLDHFRGFAGYWAVAAGEETAIGGIWEPGPGRKLFDALSAELGELDLVAEDLGEITPDVTALVQDLDLPGMKILQFAFDGNDQDYQPHNHVPNGVVYTGTHDNDTTRGWWEKVDDATRHRVRAYLGGDGTDPIGLLVRAAYASVAFLAVLPVQDVFGLGSEARMNTPGQGADNWGWRARAWDFNADRAGWLRELATLTGRFRPRENESGSENGNGDRG comes from the coding sequence ATGAGAGAACGCGCTGCAGGGCTCCTCCTCCACCCGACGTCCCTTCCGGGCCGCTACGGCATCGGCGACCTCGGGCCGGAGTGCGACGCCTTCCTCGACTGGGCGGCCTCGGCCGGGCAGACCGTCTGGCAGGTCCTGCCGCTCGGGCCGACGGGCTACGGGAACTCGCCTTACGGCACGCTCTCGGCCTTCGCGGGCAACCCGATGCTCCTCTCGCCCGAGCTTCTCGTCGCCGACGGGCTCCTCCCGGGCTCGGCGCTCGAGCACGTTCCGGGCTTTCCGGAGCACCAGGTCGACTTCGAGCGGGTGTTCGCGTGGAAGGACGGGCTTCTGCGCGAGGCGTGGAGGCGCTTCCGCGCCGACGGGCCCGGCCACCTGAGGGCCGAGCTCCAGGGGTTCGGCGAGGCGCCGGCCCAGAAGTACTGGCTGCCCGACTGGGCCCTCTTCATGGCGCTGAAGGCGCGATACGGCGGAGCGGCGTTCCGGGAGTGGCCCGAGGAGCTGCGCCGCCGCGAGCCCGCGGCCCTGGCGCGCGCCGAGCGCGAGCTGGCCGACGACGTCGCCTGGCACGTCTTCCTGCAGTTCCTCTTCTTCCGGCAGTGGGACCGCGTAAAGGAGGCGGCGCACGCACGGGGGATCCGGGTCCTCGGCGACATCCCGATCTACGTCTCTCCCGACAGCGCCGACGTCTGGTCGCACCCCGAGATCTTCGAGCTGGACGAGGCGGGCGACCCGGTGCGCGTGGCGGGGGTCCCGCCCGACTACTTCAGCAAGACGGGGCAGCTCTGGGGGAACCCGCTCTACCGCTGGGACGTCCTCGAGCGGGACGGCTTCCGCTGGTGGGTCGAACGCCTCCGGGCGAACCTGCGCCTGACGGAGCTCCTCCGGCTCGACCACTTCCGCGGGTTCGCGGGCTACTGGGCCGTGGCGGCGGGGGAGGAAACGGCCATCGGCGGGATCTGGGAGCCGGGGCCGGGACGGAAGCTCTTCGACGCCCTCTCGGCCGAGCTCGGAGAGCTCGACCTCGTCGCGGAGGACCTCGGTGAGATCACGCCCGACGTGACGGCGCTCGTCCAGGATCTCGACCTCCCGGGAATGAAGATCCTCCAGTTCGCCTTCGACGGGAACGACCAGGACTACCAGCCGCACAACCACGTTCCGAACGGCGTCGTCTACACCGGGACCCACGACAACGACACGACGCGGGGCTGGTGGGAGAAGGTCGACGACGCGACCCGCCACCGCGTCCGGGCCTACCTCGGCGGCGACGGCACCGACCCGATCGGCCTCCTCGTCCGGGCGGCCTACGCCTCCGTGGCCTTCCTCGCCGTCCTCCCCGTGCAGGACGTCTTCGGACTCGGGAGCGAGGCGCGGATGAACACGCCGGGACAGGGGGCGGACAACTGGGGCTGGCGGGCGCGCGCGTGGGACTTCAACGCCGATCGCGCCGGCTGGCTGCGCGAGCTGGCAACGCTGACGGGGCGCTTCCGGCCGCGGGAGAACGAGAGCGGAAGCGAGAACGGAAACGGCGATCGGGGCTGA
- a CDS encoding efflux RND transporter periplasmic adaptor subunit: MKRADLSRLALAAVLLLAAASVFPGCRKASAARGAPAAPPASPPVDRLLLTGELAAVRSADLFVPETPLWALQLRFLAEDGAVVKQGDRVAEFDATGLTSDLEQKRIAAVEAETELVRFDADREGTTLAKEQAVLARRTDVEKARIDAEIPAQLRSRRDHEEKQLALKRAETELAKAAEDLASYRTAASADRAAKLIALERARSERDKLETGVAALTLRAPKDGVFVVGENPRERKKLLTGDTLWPGMTLARIPDLDALRVEALLFDVDDGRIRVGDRAAVVPDTFPDRRLPARVASIAPVAQPVGRGSPRMAFRVLVEVTGGDLSGLRPGMSVRAEVPPGGATAPSQARPTPFAAPDLTAARRSKAERRDLVLTVELKGELAALDAEAIGPVKLPEVWDYRISFLAPEGVPVKKGQPVLGFDTTNLRQQLEEKKAESESAGKEIERRRRGLALSRGDLELQRAQAQARHAKATLKVDVPAEVAGANELRKSRFDRDLASAEVASVNRRLEAAERAARAELSILEGRRRRAALRAGELAVTIERMTILSPRAGTVLHVPNWNGEKKKVGDGCWFGEKVLEVPDLARLGVQGDVDEADAGLVAEGAAVSLRLDAHPDTEFRGRIRTVQRTVQRASPQVPLKVARLSVALEKVDPEKMKPGMRIRGRVETGRVPRALVVPSDAVVPTEAGPFVWVPKGSGARRVQVTVGRRNDEWVEIRSGLAEGSAILRVAPSSPKEASS, from the coding sequence GTGAAACGCGCCGACCTCTCCCGGCTTGCGCTCGCGGCGGTTCTCCTGCTGGCCGCCGCGAGCGTTTTTCCCGGGTGCCGGAAGGCGTCCGCTGCCCGGGGCGCCCCGGCCGCTCCGCCAGCGAGCCCGCCGGTCGATCGCCTCCTCCTGACGGGAGAGCTCGCCGCGGTCCGCTCGGCCGACCTCTTCGTGCCGGAGACCCCCCTCTGGGCCCTCCAGCTCCGGTTCCTCGCCGAGGACGGGGCCGTGGTGAAGCAGGGCGACAGGGTCGCGGAGTTCGACGCCACCGGGCTGACGTCGGACCTCGAGCAGAAGCGGATCGCCGCCGTAGAGGCCGAGACCGAGCTCGTCCGGTTCGACGCCGACCGCGAAGGGACGACGCTCGCGAAGGAGCAGGCGGTCCTCGCGCGCCGCACCGACGTCGAGAAGGCCCGCATCGACGCGGAGATCCCGGCCCAGCTCCGGTCGCGCCGGGACCACGAGGAGAAGCAGCTCGCGCTGAAGCGGGCCGAGACCGAGCTCGCCAAGGCCGCGGAGGACCTCGCGTCCTACCGGACGGCTGCGTCGGCCGACCGCGCCGCGAAGCTCATCGCCCTCGAACGGGCCCGGAGCGAGCGCGACAAGCTGGAGACGGGCGTCGCTGCGCTCACGCTGCGAGCCCCCAAGGACGGGGTCTTCGTCGTGGGAGAGAACCCGAGGGAGCGCAAGAAGCTCCTGACGGGCGACACGCTCTGGCCCGGGATGACCCTCGCGCGCATTCCAGACCTCGATGCGCTCCGGGTCGAAGCCCTCCTCTTCGACGTCGACGACGGACGCATCCGCGTCGGGGACAGGGCCGCCGTCGTACCCGACACCTTCCCGGATCGCCGCCTTCCGGCCCGGGTCGCGTCGATCGCCCCGGTCGCCCAGCCGGTCGGCCGCGGATCGCCCCGCATGGCCTTCCGCGTCCTCGTCGAGGTGACGGGCGGCGATCTCTCGGGTCTCCGCCCGGGAATGTCCGTTCGCGCCGAGGTCCCTCCCGGCGGCGCGACCGCCCCTTCCCAGGCCCGTCCGACCCCCTTCGCCGCTCCCGACCTCACGGCCGCCCGCCGGTCGAAGGCCGAAAGGCGAGACCTCGTCCTGACGGTCGAGCTCAAGGGCGAGCTCGCCGCCCTCGACGCCGAGGCGATCGGCCCCGTGAAGCTCCCCGAGGTCTGGGACTACCGGATCTCCTTCCTCGCCCCCGAGGGGGTGCCGGTGAAGAAGGGCCAGCCGGTCCTCGGCTTCGACACGACGAATCTGAGGCAGCAGCTCGAAGAGAAGAAGGCCGAGTCCGAGTCCGCTGGCAAGGAGATCGAGCGGCGCAGGCGCGGCCTCGCCCTCTCTCGCGGCGACCTCGAGCTGCAGCGAGCCCAGGCCCAGGCACGACACGCGAAGGCCACGCTGAAGGTCGACGTGCCGGCGGAGGTCGCAGGCGCGAACGAGCTCCGGAAGTCACGATTCGACCGCGACCTCGCCTCGGCCGAGGTCGCGTCGGTGAACCGGCGTCTCGAGGCCGCCGAGCGCGCCGCCCGGGCCGAGCTGTCGATCCTCGAGGGGAGACGGCGCCGGGCCGCGCTTCGTGCCGGAGAGCTCGCGGTCACGATCGAGAGGATGACGATCCTCTCCCCTCGGGCCGGCACGGTCCTCCACGTTCCGAACTGGAACGGCGAAAAGAAGAAGGTCGGGGACGGCTGCTGGTTCGGCGAAAAGGTCCTGGAGGTCCCCGACCTCGCCCGCCTCGGAGTCCAGGGCGACGTGGACGAGGCCGACGCCGGGCTCGTCGCGGAAGGGGCCGCCGTCTCGCTCCGGCTCGATGCGCACCCGGATACCGAGTTCCGCGGGAGGATCCGCACGGTCCAGCGGACGGTCCAGCGCGCCTCGCCCCAGGTGCCCCTGAAGGTCGCGCGGCTTTCCGTCGCCCTGGAGAAGGTCGATCCCGAGAAGATGAAGCCCGGGATGCGGATCCGGGGCCGCGTCGAGACGGGACGAGTCCCACGCGCCCTCGTCGTCCCGTCCGACGCCGTCGTCCCGACCGAAGCGGGCCCGTTCGTCTGGGTCCCGAAGGGGAGCGGCGCCCGCCGGGTCCAGGTCACCGTCGGCCGCCGAAACGACGAGTGGGTCGAGATCCGCTCGGGCCTCGCCGAGGGCTCCGCCATCCTCAGGGTCGCGCCGTCCTCGCCGAAGGAAGCTTCCTCGTGA
- a CDS encoding HlyD family efflux transporter periplasmic adaptor subunit, with translation MKRRLLAGLAVGGLVALALGAAALRPGTEAAVPLFVVKKASLGRTVRAEGILKAVEATPVRVPGNDVSLKVGWMIEDGTAVKTGDVVVRLDPSQTVKLLADGRAERATADRLGEKNDAESGALVANLWRDEEQARRERTTAETFQSRDPELFSRHEIIEADIDVGLATQKERHAVASRREREGLAKTSGELTALDGRKAQLKIDKAERELAALELKAPHDGIAVLKRNWRGDLPQVGQVVWSGQTLAEIPDLTKLEAEIWVLEADAGGLAPGRAATIAQEAHTGAPVAATVTSVDALARPRLRNVPIQYFGAVLSLASTDPARMKPGERVVAILDLGSEKDALVVPRHAVFERGGKTVVFRRVRGKLSAVPVTLGTSALGRVAVASGLAEGDVIALVDPEARPEAPASPPAAAGPVGGGS, from the coding sequence GTGAAGCGCCGGCTCCTCGCGGGCCTCGCCGTCGGGGGCCTTGTCGCCCTCGCCCTCGGTGCCGCCGCCCTGCGCCCGGGCACGGAGGCCGCCGTGCCGCTTTTCGTCGTGAAGAAGGCCTCGCTCGGCCGGACCGTCCGGGCCGAGGGCATCCTGAAGGCGGTGGAGGCCACGCCCGTACGCGTCCCCGGCAACGACGTGAGCCTCAAGGTCGGCTGGATGATCGAGGACGGGACCGCCGTCAAGACGGGTGACGTCGTCGTCAGGCTGGACCCCTCGCAGACCGTGAAGCTCCTCGCCGACGGCCGGGCGGAAAGGGCCACCGCAGATCGTCTGGGAGAGAAGAACGATGCCGAATCGGGGGCGCTCGTCGCGAACCTCTGGCGTGATGAGGAGCAGGCGCGCCGCGAGCGCACGACGGCCGAGACGTTCCAGAGCCGCGACCCCGAGCTCTTCTCCCGGCACGAGATCATCGAGGCGGACATCGACGTGGGCCTCGCGACGCAGAAGGAGCGCCACGCGGTCGCCTCCCGACGCGAACGCGAGGGACTCGCGAAGACGAGTGGCGAGCTGACGGCCCTCGACGGCAGGAAGGCGCAGCTGAAGATCGACAAGGCCGAGCGCGAGCTGGCGGCCCTCGAGCTGAAGGCCCCTCACGACGGCATCGCGGTTCTGAAGCGGAACTGGCGCGGAGACCTGCCCCAGGTCGGACAGGTCGTCTGGAGCGGGCAGACGCTCGCGGAGATCCCGGACCTGACGAAGCTCGAGGCCGAGATCTGGGTCCTCGAGGCCGACGCCGGGGGGCTCGCTCCCGGTCGCGCCGCGACCATCGCTCAGGAGGCTCACACCGGGGCGCCCGTCGCGGCGACGGTGACGTCGGTCGACGCCCTGGCCCGTCCGCGCCTCAGAAACGTCCCGATCCAGTACTTCGGCGCCGTCCTCTCGCTCGCCTCGACCGACCCCGCCCGGATGAAGCCGGGAGAGCGCGTCGTCGCGATCCTCGACCTGGGCAGCGAGAAGGACGCGCTGGTCGTCCCGCGTCACGCGGTCTTCGAGCGGGGAGGAAAGACCGTCGTCTTCCGGCGCGTGCGCGGAAAGCTCTCCGCCGTGCCGGTCACGCTCGGCACCTCCGCCCTCGGGCGGGTCGCCGTCGCCTCTGGACTGGCGGAAGGGGACGTCATCGCCCTCGTCGACCCGGAGGCGCGCCCGGAGGCCCCGGCGTCGCCGCCGGCGGCCGCCGGCCCCGTCGGAGGAGGCTCGTGA
- a CDS encoding ABC transporter permease, with protein sequence MSFRESLLRALESLAAHKLRSILTMLGMIFGVGAVIAMLSIGAGAERQALEMIRRMGISNLLVRAKEYRTDELQEVRKKSIGVSLRDAAGIEEAVPGVAFTGPRVKVNPWSVRARGGKSEAKVSGVSFRHADLVSLPLAAGRFLAKADEERHAQVCVLGDGARRDLFGWEPALGRELKVNDVWFTVVGVLEPSGSGGDSFQGVPVGSTAHEILVPYTTVLRKLDRDPLESPLSELVVKLEDGTSPSEAARLASALLDRLHGGAADFEIVVPEALLAQSQRTQRLFNVVMGCIAGISLLVGGIGIMNIMLATVLERTREIGIRRAIGARRRDVLVQFVVEAFTLSALGGILGVVLGVAIAKIVAASAGWPTVVTAWSLLLSTGVSGAVGLLSGFYPALRAASIDPIEALRYE encoded by the coding sequence GTGAGCTTCCGTGAATCGCTGCTGCGGGCCCTCGAGAGCCTCGCCGCCCACAAGCTCCGCTCGATCCTGACGATGCTCGGGATGATCTTCGGCGTCGGCGCGGTCATCGCGATGCTCTCCATCGGCGCGGGCGCCGAGCGCCAGGCGCTCGAGATGATCCGCCGAATGGGAATCTCGAACCTCCTCGTGAGGGCGAAGGAGTACCGGACCGACGAGCTGCAGGAAGTCCGGAAGAAGTCGATCGGCGTGTCCCTCAGGGACGCGGCGGGGATCGAGGAGGCGGTTCCCGGGGTCGCCTTCACCGGCCCGCGCGTGAAGGTGAATCCCTGGAGCGTGAGGGCTCGCGGCGGGAAGAGCGAGGCGAAAGTCTCCGGCGTCTCCTTCCGGCACGCCGACCTCGTCTCCCTCCCGCTGGCCGCCGGGCGGTTCCTGGCGAAGGCGGACGAGGAGCGCCACGCCCAGGTCTGCGTCCTCGGCGACGGCGCGCGGCGGGACCTCTTCGGCTGGGAGCCCGCCCTCGGCCGTGAGCTGAAGGTGAACGACGTCTGGTTCACCGTCGTCGGGGTCCTCGAGCCCTCAGGGTCCGGTGGCGACTCGTTCCAGGGGGTCCCCGTCGGCTCCACCGCCCACGAGATCCTCGTCCCCTACACGACGGTTCTTCGCAAGCTGGACCGCGACCCTCTCGAGTCGCCCCTCTCCGAGCTCGTCGTGAAGCTCGAGGACGGGACGTCTCCGTCCGAGGCCGCACGGCTCGCGTCCGCCCTCCTCGACCGCCTCCACGGCGGCGCGGCCGACTTCGAGATCGTCGTCCCGGAGGCGCTCCTCGCGCAGAGCCAGAGAACTCAGCGGCTCTTCAACGTCGTCATGGGGTGCATCGCCGGGATCTCGCTTCTCGTCGGCGGCATCGGGATCATGAACATCATGCTCGCCACGGTCCTGGAGCGGACGCGCGAGATCGGGATCCGGCGCGCGATCGGAGCGCGGCGCAGGGACGTCCTCGTCCAGTTCGTCGTCGAGGCGTTCACCCTGAGCGCCCTCGGAGGAATCCTCGGCGTGGTCCTGGGCGTTGCGATCGCGAAAATCGTCGCAGCCTCCGCGGGCTGGCCGACCGTCGTCACCGCCTGGTCGCTTCTCCTCTCGACCGGGGTCTCCGGCGCCGTCGGCCTCCTCTCGGGCTTCTACCCTGCCCTGCGCGCCGCCTCGATCGACCCGATCGAGGCGCTCCGGTACGAGTAG
- a CDS encoding RluA family pseudouridine synthase — protein MPPADSRPPLGDGARLPRLLLDDGAVLALDKPSGVSMATSSRPGRSEPDVVARLLEACGLAVPQVLPLLVHRLDEGTSGVVLLARDAATHRHLSKAFQERAARKTYRALVWGHPVPSRGLADAPLGRDPRDGRKMAVREGGKPAVTRWTTLRRYPSVADLELTPETGRTHQIRVHLAAKGHPIVGDDFYGGGTRWRGVRDPVARGAFAAVAHPLLHAARVVVASLGLDVEAPLPAEYSGLLALLAG, from the coding sequence GTGCCGCCCGCCGACTCCCGCCCCCCCCTCGGAGACGGAGCGCGTCTCCCGCGACTCCTGCTCGACGACGGAGCGGTCCTCGCCCTCGACAAGCCCTCTGGCGTCTCGATGGCGACCTCGAGCCGGCCCGGCAGGTCCGAGCCGGACGTCGTGGCCCGTCTCCTCGAGGCGTGCGGTCTCGCGGTCCCGCAGGTCCTTCCGCTCCTCGTCCACCGGCTCGACGAGGGAACGTCGGGCGTCGTCCTGCTCGCCAGGGACGCCGCGACGCACCGGCACCTCTCGAAGGCCTTCCAGGAGCGCGCTGCACGCAAGACGTACCGCGCGCTCGTCTGGGGGCACCCCGTTCCCTCGCGGGGCCTCGCCGACGCGCCGCTCGGGCGCGACCCCAGGGATGGCCGAAAGATGGCGGTGCGTGAAGGCGGAAAGCCGGCGGTCACCCGATGGACGACGCTGCGGCGCTACCCGTCGGTCGCCGACCTCGAGCTGACGCCGGAGACGGGGAGGACCCATCAGATCCGCGTCCACCTCGCGGCGAAGGGCCACCCGATCGTCGGCGACGACTTCTACGGAGGAGGGACCCGGTGGCGCGGGGTGCGCGATCCGGTCGCGCGCGGCGCCTTCGCCGCGGTCGCGCACCCGCTGCTTCACGCCGCCCGCGTCGTCGTCGCCTCACTGGGCCTGGACGTCGAGGCGCCGCTTCCCGCCGAGTACTCCGGGCTCCTGGCGCTCCTGGCGGGCTGA
- a CDS encoding diguanylate cyclase, translating to MARRLSAFVFVALAAALVVLPARGQMVDVLRVERLPASLAGTWEFALGDPPGGVAELDALPFRPIPVPGTWQRGGVPGHGTGWYRVTFDLDPSLAIVPLAFACPQIRDADEVFLDGQPIGRTGEFPPDYDKGTVVERIYELPPSRTAIPGRHTLAVRIFNAGPRGGGITGEPRIDSVSRAFHGRAFREAPRAFLAAAFAALGLFSLFFFLRDRGQADFLYFFLTTTGTAVFIVSWLSFWAISGLPLTFLFRVGHAGMFAVPAMTLLLYLKFFERPLARRHVALLSAQGAGAAACLLWPRADDLYYLLPLAFALGATAAADVVTHLAVAARRRAPHARLVLAATVPAAAAAAFDGAGVLGLGIGGSVEFALSGPASFVLMSCFLAAMADRLARLRLAASTDPLTGLANRAVLFDRLSLEIARARRHAHPVALGILDLDSFKLFNDRYGHVAGDRLLVAVSRALLESIRDTDLAARFGGDEFVVLLPEADATQAVTCLERIRLRIERARVAGAEEGDTASAGISVFDPTVRSSVSVSAWLRQADAALYAAKAAGRNRVLVAHGAPPAASSVGSSEIRAAPVRRAPGTSD from the coding sequence ATGGCCCGGCGGCTGAGCGCGTTCGTTTTCGTGGCCCTCGCGGCGGCCCTCGTCGTCCTGCCGGCCCGCGGACAGATGGTGGACGTGCTTCGGGTCGAACGGTTGCCGGCGAGTCTCGCCGGGACCTGGGAGTTCGCGCTCGGGGACCCGCCGGGTGGCGTCGCCGAGCTGGACGCGCTGCCGTTCCGGCCCATTCCGGTTCCCGGTACCTGGCAGAGGGGGGGCGTCCCGGGTCACGGCACCGGCTGGTATCGGGTGACGTTCGATCTGGACCCTTCACTGGCGATCGTCCCGCTCGCCTTCGCCTGCCCCCAGATCCGGGACGCGGACGAAGTGTTTCTCGACGGTCAGCCGATCGGGCGGACGGGGGAGTTTCCGCCCGACTACGACAAGGGGACCGTCGTCGAGCGGATCTACGAGCTTCCCCCGTCGAGGACGGCGATTCCCGGCCGCCACACGCTCGCGGTGAGGATCTTCAACGCGGGCCCGCGGGGAGGCGGGATCACCGGCGAGCCGCGCATCGACTCCGTCTCGAGGGCCTTCCACGGCCGGGCGTTTCGCGAAGCGCCCCGGGCCTTCCTCGCGGCGGCCTTTGCAGCGCTCGGCCTCTTCTCGCTCTTCTTCTTCCTGCGCGACCGCGGGCAGGCCGACTTCCTCTACTTCTTCCTCACGACGACGGGGACGGCCGTCTTCATCGTCTCCTGGCTCTCTTTCTGGGCGATCTCCGGGCTGCCGCTCACGTTCCTGTTCCGCGTCGGGCACGCCGGAATGTTCGCCGTCCCCGCCATGACGCTCCTCTTGTACCTGAAGTTCTTCGAGCGGCCGCTCGCGCGACGCCACGTCGCCCTCCTCTCCGCGCAGGGAGCGGGAGCCGCGGCGTGTCTCCTCTGGCCCCGTGCCGACGACCTCTACTACCTCCTCCCGCTGGCCTTCGCTCTCGGCGCGACCGCCGCTGCCGACGTCGTCACCCACCTCGCCGTCGCAGCCCGGCGGCGTGCCCCGCACGCGCGGCTCGTCCTCGCCGCGACCGTCCCGGCCGCCGCCGCGGCCGCTTTCGACGGCGCGGGCGTCCTGGGCCTCGGAATCGGCGGCTCGGTGGAGTTCGCGCTCTCGGGGCCGGCCAGCTTCGTCCTGATGAGCTGTTTCCTCGCCGCGATGGCCGACCGGCTGGCGCGGCTGCGCCTGGCCGCCTCGACGGACCCGCTCACCGGGCTCGCGAACCGCGCCGTACTGTTCGACCGGCTCAGCCTCGAGATCGCGCGCGCCCGCCGGCACGCGCACCCTGTGGCGCTCGGCATCCTCGATCTCGACTCCTTCAAGCTCTTCAACGACCGCTACGGCCACGTGGCCGGGGATCGCCTCCTCGTCGCCGTCAGCCGGGCTCTCCTGGAGTCGATCCGCGACACCGACCTGGCCGCCCGCTTCGGCGGGGACGAGTTCGTCGTCCTCCTCCCGGAGGCCGACGCGACCCAGGCCGTGACCTGCCTGGAGCGGATCCGGCTTCGCATCGAGCGGGCGAGGGTCGCGGGAGCGGAGGAGGGCGACACCGCGTCGGCCGGAATCTCCGTTTTCGATCCCACCGTCCGGTCGAGCGTCTCGGTTTCGGCCTGGCTGCGGCAGGCCGATGCCGCCCTCTACGCGGCGAAGGCCGCCGGGCGCAACCGCGTCCTCGTCGCGCACGGAGCCCCTCCGGCCGCCTCGTCCGTGGGCAGCTCGGAGATCCGCGCCGCACCGGTGCGGCGCGCGCCCGGCACCTCCGACTGA
- a CDS encoding SDR family NAD(P)-dependent oxidoreductase: MELRDSVALVTGAGRGIGRAVALALAREGAHVALMGLTGAHLVAVEKEVNALGVKSAVLAGDVSDEGSVSRCVAAAEQQLGPIDVLVNNAGVYTHGPVDRLDALVFDHTIAVNLRGPFLLARAILPGMKHRRRGHVVNVASTAARRGFAGGAAYCASKFGLAGLSEAMLQDVRGYDVRVTCILPSTVATDMARRGDFLKDAAKAIHPEDVAQAIVGLLKLDVRVLPTSLELWQTNP; the protein is encoded by the coding sequence ATGGAGCTCAGGGATTCCGTCGCCCTCGTCACCGGCGCCGGCCGCGGCATCGGCCGGGCCGTCGCCCTCGCGCTCGCCCGTGAAGGGGCCCACGTCGCGCTCATGGGGCTGACGGGTGCCCACCTCGTCGCCGTCGAGAAGGAAGTGAACGCCCTCGGCGTGAAGAGCGCCGTCCTGGCGGGCGACGTCTCCGACGAAGGAAGCGTCTCGCGCTGTGTGGCGGCCGCCGAGCAGCAGCTCGGCCCGATCGACGTCCTCGTCAACAACGCCGGCGTCTACACGCACGGCCCGGTCGACCGGCTCGACGCCCTCGTCTTCGACCACACGATCGCCGTGAACCTGCGGGGGCCGTTTCTCCTGGCCCGCGCGATCCTGCCCGGAATGAAGCACCGCCGCCGGGGCCACGTCGTCAACGTCGCGTCGACCGCCGCCCGCCGGGGCTTCGCCGGGGGAGCCGCCTACTGCGCTTCCAAGTTCGGCCTCGCCGGCCTGAGCGAGGCGATGCTGCAGGACGTCCGCGGGTACGACGTCCGCGTCACCTGCATCCTCCCCTCGACCGTCGCCACCGACATGGCCCGCCGGGGAGATTTCCTGAAGGACGCGGCGAAAGCGATCCACCCCGAGGACGTCGCGCAGGCGATCGTCGGCCTCCTGAAGCTCGACGTTCGCGTCCTGCCGACGTCGCTCGAGCTCTGGCAGACGAACCCGTAG